A window from Streptomyces subrutilus encodes these proteins:
- a CDS encoding winged helix-turn-helix transcriptional regulator, translating into MTTLNRPGTPDGHVCGIDTAMEVIGGKWKVLILWALHEHPCRRFGELRRLLPGITEKVLASHLRELEADGVVHRVSYDEVPPRVEYSLTEDGKRLNDALQPLAAWGRERPTSRGPEEKTGQGPGPVVNVLLAATR; encoded by the coding sequence ATGACAACGCTGAACCGGCCGGGCACACCAGACGGACACGTCTGCGGGATCGACACCGCGATGGAGGTGATCGGCGGCAAGTGGAAGGTGCTGATCCTCTGGGCGCTCCACGAGCACCCCTGCCGTCGCTTCGGCGAGCTGCGTCGATTGCTTCCGGGTATCACCGAGAAGGTGCTGGCCTCTCACCTGCGTGAGCTGGAAGCGGACGGTGTCGTACATCGGGTCTCCTACGACGAGGTGCCGCCTCGCGTCGAGTACTCGCTGACCGAGGACGGCAAGCGTCTCAACGACGCGCTCCAGCCGCTGGCCGCCTGGGGTCGCGAGCGGCCGACCAGTCGAGGACCGGAGGAAAAGACAGGCCAGGGGCCAGGGCCTGTTGTGAACGTCCTGCTCGCAGCCACTCGGTGA